A window from Acinonyx jubatus isolate Ajub_Pintada_27869175 chromosome E1, VMU_Ajub_asm_v1.0, whole genome shotgun sequence encodes these proteins:
- the CBX4 gene encoding E3 SUMO-protein ligase CBX4 gives MELPAVGEHVFAVESIEKKRIRKGRVEYLVKWRGWSPKYNTWEPEENILDPRLLIAFQNRERQEQLMGYRKRGPKPKPLVVQVPTFARRSNVLTGLQDSSADNRSKLELGAQGKGQGHQYELNSKKHHQYQPHSKERTGKPPPPGKSGKYYYQLNSKKHHPYQPDPKMYDLQYQGGHKEAPSPTCPDLGAKSHPPDKWAHGAGAKGYLGAVKPLAGAAGAPGKGSEKGPPNGMTPAPKEAVTGNGIGGKMKIVKNKNKNGRIVIVMSKYMENGMQAVKIKSGEAAEGEARSPSHKKRAAEERHPPADRTFKKAAGTDEKKAEAPSKRREEEAPGAGDPQPQDAGSRKLSPTKEAFGEQPLQLTTKPDLLAWDPARSSHPPSHHHHHHHHHHHHHHSVGLNLSHARKRCLSETHGEREPCKKRLTARSISTPTCLGGSPAAEHPTDVPPTAALPQPEVILLDSDLDEPIDLRCVKTRGEAGEPPSALQVKPEAPATASAVAAAAPVTAAEKPPAEAQDEPEEPLSEFKPFFGNIIITDVTANCLTVTFKEYVTV, from the exons ATGGAGCTGCCAGCTGTTGGCGAGCACGTCTTCGCGGTGGAGAGCATCGAGAAGAAGCGGATCCGCAAG GGCAGAGTGGAGTATCTGGTGAAATGGAGAGGCTGGTCCCCCAA ATATAACACGTGGGAGCCGGAGGAGAACATCCTGGATCCCCGGCTGCTGATCGCCTTCCAGAACAG GGAACGGCAGGAGCAGCTGATGGGATATCGGAAGAGAGGGCCGAAGCCCAAACCGCTGGTGGTGCAG GTACCTACCTTTGCCCGTCGCTCCAACGTGCTGACTGGACTCCAGGACTCCTCCGCAGACAACCGCTCCAAGCTGGAGCTGGGCGCTCAGGGCAAGGGCCAGGGCCACCAGTATGAGCTCAACAGCAAGAAGCACCACCAGTACCAGCCCCACAGCAAGGAGCGAACCGGCAAGCCCCCCCCGCCCGGCAAGAGCGGCAAGTATTACTACCAGCTCAACAGCAAGAAGCACCACCCCTACCAGCCGGACCCCAAGATGTACGACCTGCAGTACCAGGGCGGCCACAAGGAGGCGCCCAGCCCCACTTGCCCGGACCTGGGCGCCAAGAGCCACCCGCCGGACAAGTGGGCCCACGGCGCGGGGGCCAAGGGCTACCTGGGAGCCGTGAAGCCCTTGGCCGGTGCGGCCGGGGCTCCAGGAAAGGGCTCCGAGAAGGGCCCCCCCAACGGGATGACGCCGGCCCCCAAAGAGGCGGTGACGGGCAACGGGATTGGGGGCAAGATGAAGATCgtcaagaacaagaacaagaatggACGCATCGTGATCGTGATGAGCAAATACATGGAGAACGGCATGCAGGCGGTGAAGATCAAGTCCGGCGAGGCGGCCGAGGGCGAGGCGCGCTCCCCCAGCCACAAGAAGCGGGCCGCCGAGGAGCGCCACCCTCCGGCCGACAGGACTTTCAAAAAGGCAGCGGGGACGGACGAGAAGAAGGCGGAAGCACCAtccaagaggagggaggaggaggcgcCGGGGGCCGGCGACCCGCAGCCCCAGGACGCCGGCTCCCGCAAGCTCTCCCCCACCAAGGAGGCCTTCGGCGAGCAGCCGCTACAGCTCACCACCAAGCCCGACCTGCTGGCCTGGGACCCGGCCCGGAGCTCCCACCcgccctcccaccaccaccaccaccaccaccaccatcaccaccaccaccactcggTCGGCCTCAATCTCTCCCACGCGCGCAAGCGCTGCCTCTCCGAGACCCACGGCGAGCGCGAGCCCTGCAAAAAGCGCCTCACGGCGCGCAGCATCAGCACCCCCACCTGCCTGGGGGGCAGCCCGGCCGCCGAGCACCCCACCGACGTGCCCCCCACCGCCGCCCTCCCGCAGCCCGAGGTCATCCTGCTGGACTCGGATCTGGACGAGCCCATAGACTTGCGCTGCGTCAAGACGCGCGGGGAGGCCGGAGAGCCCCCAAGCGCCCTCCAAGTGAAGCCCGAGGCGCCCGCGACGGCGTCGGCGGTGGCGGCCGCCGCGCCGGTGACGGCGGCCGAGAAGCCTCCAGCCGAGGCCCAGGACGAGCCCGAGGAGCCGCTGAGCGAGTTCAAGCCCTTCTTTGGGAATATAATTATCACCGACGTCACCGCGAACTGCCTCACCGTCACGTTCAAGGAGTACGTGACGGTGTAG